In Juglans regia cultivar Chandler chromosome 13, Walnut 2.0, whole genome shotgun sequence, the following proteins share a genomic window:
- the LOC108991297 gene encoding cytochrome P450 CYP82D47-like — translation MEIVSHLLAIAGVLVLVLLYNLWRVKAGSHSKGMLAPEPSGALPIIGHLHQLRSQNTIARTLAAMADKYGPIFKIRFGTKPTLVISSHEAVKECFTTNDKTFAARPLSSQGKYLAYNYVGFGFSNYGSYWSKIRKLAVSELLSSRRLEKLKNMRVSEVDTLVKDLYSVCRSNEDNPVSVVISEWIEGLASNIITKVIARKRYFGYANGGNDGEAKRIGKIMKEFMYLTGAPVMFDLIPILKWIDLRGQVKSMKRVAKELDSLIGSWVEEHTARRLKTDEQSQEPDFIDAMLSAIEDSMFGHSRETIIKATVLILILAGSDTISLNLTWLLSLLLNNKHALKRAQEELDLKVGRDRWVEDYDIKDLVYLQAIIKESLRLYPPSPLSFPHESTEDCQVCGYYIPKGTRLFVNVWKLHRDPRVWQDPNNFLPERFLSSHASVDASGQHFEFQPFGSGRRSCPGDMFALQVSQLTLARLLQGFEFTTPLNKPVDMTEGLGISLAKATPLQVVITPRLSSKLYEC, via the exons ATGGAAATCGTTTCTCATCTACTTGCAATTGCAGGGGTTTTAGTGTTGGTATTGTTGTATAATCTGTGGAGAGTGAAAGCTGGAAGTCATAGTAAGGGCATGTTAGCCCCAGAACCATCGGGTGCATTGCCAATTATTGGCCACCTTCATCAACTTCGTTCCCAAAACACAATCGCCAGAACCTTGGCTGCCATGGCTGATAAATATGGTCCCATCTTCAAGATCCGGTTTGGCACGAAACCTACACTTGTGATTAGCAGCCATGAAGCAGTCAAGGAGTGCTTCACCACAAATGATAAGACTTTCGCTGCACGACCATTGTCTAGCCAGGGAAAATACCTTGCTTACAACTATGTAGGATTCGGGTTTTCCAATTATGGATCATATTGGAGTAAGATACGAAAGCTAGCAGTTTCTGAACTCCTCTCCAGCCGCCGGCTCGAGAAACTCAAAAACATGCGAGTCTCCGAGGTGGATACTTTGGTTAAAGATCTCTACTCTGTTTGCAGGAGCAACGAAGACAACCCAGTCAGCGTGGTGATTAGTGAATGGATCGAGGGCCTAGCCTCGAATATAATCACAAAAGTTATTGCGAGGAAGAGATATTTTGGTTATGCCAATGGTGGAAATGATGGAGAGGCAAAACGCATAGGGAAAATCATGAAAGAATTCATGTATTTAACTGGGGCTCCTGTCATGTTTGATCTAATTCCAATTCTCAAATGGATTGATTTGCGGGGCCAAGTGAAATCTATGAAGCGTGTTGCGAAGGAATTGGACTCTCTAATAGGAAGTTGGGTTGAAGAACATACCGCGAGGAGGCTCAAGACTGATGAGCAAAGCCAAGAGCCAGACTTCATCGATGCCATGCTATCAGCAATTGAGGATTCCATGTTTGGTCATAGCCGAGAAACCATTATCAAGGCAACTGTGCTG ATTCTTATCTTGGCTGGTTCTGATACTATATCTCTTAACCTGACATGGCTCTTATCcttattattaaacaataaacATGCTTTGAAACGAGCCCAAGAAGAGTTGGATCTCAAAGTTGGAAGGGATAGATGGGTGGAAGATTATGATATTAAAGATCTAGTTTACCTCCAAGCCATAATCAAAGAATCCTTGCGCTTATACCCACCATCCCCTTTATCGTTTCCACACGAGTCAACAGAAGATTGTCAAGTTTGTGGCTATTACATTCCGAAGGGAACTCGCTTGTTTGTGAATGTGTGGAAGCTGCATCGTGACCCAAGGGTTTGGCAAGACCCTAATAATTTCTTGCCTGAAAGGTTTCTCTCAAGCCATGCAAGTGTGGATGCCTCAGGTCAACATTTTGAATTCCAACCATTTGGGTCTGGAAGAAGATCTTGCCCTGGAGACATGTTTGCCTTGCAAGTATCGCAATTGACACTAGCTCGTTTGCTTCAGGGATTTGAGTTTACAACTCCATTGAACAAGCCGGTGGACATGACTGAGGGCTTAGGCATCTCCTTGGCCAAGGCAACTCCCCTACAAGTTGTCATCACTCCCCGACTTTCTTCCAAACTCTATGAATGCTAG